One genomic segment of Gossypium arboreum isolate Shixiya-1 chromosome 3, ASM2569848v2, whole genome shotgun sequence includes these proteins:
- the LOC108474720 gene encoding sphinganine C4-monooxygenase 2-like, translated as MAFVTSEELLATLVPIAVYWIYSGMYVMFESRFEKYKLHSKKEEEEKNLVSRKEVFKAVLCHQVMSIAINLFTYAVTREKDGEASPKKSLTLLLLAKQLVIAMVVIDTWSFFVHWYLHQNKFLYKHLHVPHHRLVVPYSFGGQYMHPIEGFLDTMGGTLAVLLSGMSPRTAMFFSSFTILKLVDDHCGMKLPGNPFYLFFNNNSAYHDVHHQLYGTKYNFSVYFDIWDRILGTYMPYSLEKRPDGGLEVRRADQEHKKD; from the exons ATGGCTTTTGTAACGTCGGAGGAATTGCTGGCCACTTTGGTGCCAATTGCTGTTTATTGGATATACTCAGGTATGTATGTGATGTTTGAGTCAAGGTTTGAGAAGTACAAGTTGCACTCCAAGAAAGAAGAGGAGGAGAAGAATTTGGTGTCCAGAAAGGAAGTCTTCAAAGCCGTTCTTTGCCATCAAGTCATGTCAATTGCTATTAACCTCTTCACGTATGCG GTAACAAGAGAAAAAGATGGTGAGGCATCTCCAAAGAAATCACTAACCTTGCTTCTTCTAGCCAAGCAATTGGTGATAGCAATGGTGGTGATAGATACATGGTCGTTTTTTGTGCATTGGTACTTGCATCAGAACAAGTTTTTATACAAACACCTTCATGTTCCGCATCACCGGCTGGTTGTTCCCTATTCATTTGGAGGACAGTATATGCATCCAATTGAGGGGTTCTTGGACACCATGGGCGGAACATTAGCTGTACTCCTCTCCGGCATGTCTCCTCGGACTGCCATGTTTTTCTCCTCCTTTACCATCCTTAAATTAGTGGATGATCATTGCGGGATGAAGCTTCCCGGAAACCCCTTTTACCTCTTTTTTAACAACAATTCGGCATACCATGATGTCCACCATCAGCTTTATGGTACCAAATACAACTTCTCTGTCTACTTTGACATATGGGACAGAATTCTAGGAACCTATATGCCTTATTCACTTGAGAAGAGACCTGATGGCGGCCTTGAAGTACGACGTGCTGATCAAGAACACAAGAAGGATTGA